The genomic segment CGTGAGCGGCGCGTCGTCGATAAACTCGCTCGTGAGAACGCGCATGTAGCCGTCGAGACAGACCAGATCGATATCGTACCCGTCGAGCCGGTCGAGAAGCCGCTGTTCGTGGGCCGCGTCGGACTCGTCGTCGCCACGTTCGACGATTTCGGTCGGAATCCCGCGCTCGGCCGCGGCATCGAGTGCGGGGGCAGCGGGGTCGGTCGCGAGCATCACTGCGAGGGTCGCACCGCCCGGCTCCCGGTCGGCGATCCGGCAGAGGTTGCGTCCGCGATTGCCCGCTACGCCGGCGATCCGTGTCATGATCGGAGGCGTGCGCGCCGCGCGCAAAGGCGTTCGGATTCATCCTGTTCGTGTGTGATCTCGTCCCGAACTGACGGCCGAGACGACGCGCTCACCGAGATCCGGTGCGGCAACGATCGCGGCGGCAGCGACCGCACTGCCGATCGCCGTCACCGGTGTCGGCGGCACCGAAACGTACAGCGCGAGAAAGAGCACGCCAGCGAGCGCCAGCGTCACCACGCTGACGGCAGCCATCGCCGAGGTCCGGGGCGTCGCCGGTGCTCGATCGACCAGCGCATACCACGCGAACCACGCTCCGGCCGCGACGCCGAACGCTGCGACGCTATCGAAACTGATCCCATTGAGTACACCGACGAGCCCGATCGCGACTGCGACGAGGAGCGCCCGCCCGGGATCAGTGCCGCGGTCGGCGAACCAGTACAGAGCCAGCAGAAGTACCGCACCGATCGCCACCCCCGCGATCACGTCGACGAGGTAGTGGACGCCGAGCGCGAGCCGGGAGAACGACACCGCCACGACGGCCGCACCCGCGACGCCCAGCCGGAAGCGCCAGGTTCGATAGTCCGTCGCGAGCGCCACGCCGCCCCAGACCAGCGTCGTCCCGAGAGCGTGGCCGCTCGGAAAGCCGTACCCCTCGGCGGTGGCGGCGTTCTCGAAGACGGGGGTGAGAAGCGATGGGAGCCACGAGATCGTCGCTGCAACGCCGGCATCGGGCGGTCGCGGAAGCGCGAAGACACCCTTCAGCGCCGGGACCGTTACGACGTACACGATCGGCAGCGCGAGGACGAACGCCCCGCGCCGCCGGGCAAGCGGATTGCCGGGCCGGGTCGATGCGAGATAGAGGCCGCCGGCGAGAACGGACATGAACCAGACGTCGCCGAGCTGGGTCAGCGCCGCGAGCACGACGACGCCGACCTCGTCGAACAGCCCACCGAGCGCGTCGGGAACTCCGAGCCCGCGACCAGGCTGCGCCACGCTACCGGCCTCCCCGCCCCAGCAGTGCGGTTCCGTCGACGACCATTCGAACGGAGCGCTGTC from the Halococcus salifodinae DSM 8989 genome contains:
- a CDS encoding phosphatase PAP2 family protein, whose amino-acid sequence is MAQPGRGLGVPDALGGLFDEVGVVVLAALTQLGDVWFMSVLAGGLYLASTRPGNPLARRRGAFVLALPIVYVVTVPALKGVFALPRPPDAGVAATISWLPSLLTPVFENAATAEGYGFPSGHALGTTLVWGGVALATDYRTWRFRLGVAGAAVVAVSFSRLALGVHYLVDVIAGVAIGAVLLLALYWFADRGTDPGRALLVAVAIGLVGVLNGISFDSVAAFGVAAGAWFAWYALVDRAPATPRTSAMAAVSVVTLALAGVLFLALYVSVPPTPVTAIGSAVAAAAIVAAPDLGERVVSAVSSGRDHTRTG